One segment of Nostoc flagelliforme CCNUN1 DNA contains the following:
- a CDS encoding DUF6887 family protein — MTKPNFQQMPLEQLRTYILEHRNDDEAFHVYIDRRRAQSSKQVPMTIEEAEADLQRRFGQQAS, encoded by the coding sequence ATGACAAAACCTAACTTTCAACAAATGCCTTTAGAGCAGCTCAGAACTTATATTTTGGAGCATCGCAACGACGATGAAGCATTCCATGTCTACATCGACAGGAGACGCGCCCAATCTTCCAAACAGGTTCCGATGACAATTGAGGAAGCGGAGGCTGATTTACAGAGACGGTTTGGACAGCAAGCTAGTTAA
- the coaBC gene encoding bifunctional phosphopantothenoylcysteine decarboxylase/phosphopantothenate--cysteine ligase CoaBC, translating into MPNPKLNKVLIAVGGGIAAYKICALVSTLFKTGVEVRVILTRSAQEFITPLTIATLSRHPAYTDDDFWQPTHSRPLHIELGEWADVMVIAPLTANTLAKLAYGMADNLLTNTVLASTCPVLLAPAMNTDMWEQLSVQRNWQQLLIDSRYHGMNTASGLLACDRIGAGRLAEPPEILAHIQSLLHTQGKRDLVGKRVLISTGGTREYLDPVRFIGNPSTGKMGLALAQAALHRGANVTLVHGPANWDVPLGVQGIPVISAEQMQHAMLEYLPNADVIVMSAAVADVKPRDYSTEKLPKRSLPQALPLEPVPDIVAQLAKLKQPHQILIGFAAQSGDIVKPALEKLQSKKLDAIVANPIDQPDSGFGSDNNQAIFLDNQGRQVAIAPCSKLEMAHNIFDFVIN; encoded by the coding sequence ATGCCTAATCCAAAGTTGAACAAGGTTCTAATTGCTGTAGGTGGCGGTATCGCCGCCTACAAAATCTGTGCATTGGTTTCGACGCTGTTTAAAACTGGGGTGGAGGTTCGAGTTATCCTCACCCGTTCGGCGCAAGAATTTATCACGCCTCTGACAATAGCCACCCTATCTCGTCATCCCGCCTACACAGATGATGATTTTTGGCAACCAACTCACTCTCGTCCTTTGCATATTGAATTGGGTGAATGGGCAGATGTCATGGTAATTGCCCCCTTAACAGCTAATACATTAGCCAAGTTAGCCTACGGTATGGCGGATAATTTACTCACAAATACCGTGCTGGCTTCTACTTGTCCGGTGCTGTTAGCACCCGCAATGAATACGGATATGTGGGAACAGTTATCGGTGCAGCGAAATTGGCAACAGCTATTGATCGATAGCCGATATCATGGAATGAATACAGCATCAGGATTATTAGCGTGTGATCGCATCGGTGCTGGTAGATTAGCAGAACCTCCAGAAATTTTGGCTCACATCCAATCGTTATTACACACTCAAGGTAAACGAGATTTAGTAGGTAAACGAGTGTTAATTAGCACTGGGGGAACGCGAGAGTATCTTGACCCAGTTAGATTTATTGGTAATCCTTCCACAGGTAAAATGGGATTAGCTTTAGCACAAGCGGCACTTCACCGAGGCGCAAACGTCACTCTAGTACATGGCCCAGCTAATTGGGATGTACCATTAGGGGTGCAAGGAATTCCCGTCATTAGTGCCGAGCAAATGCAGCACGCCATGCTGGAATATTTACCAAACGCTGATGTAATTGTCATGTCAGCAGCCGTGGCAGATGTGAAGCCACGAGATTATAGTACAGAGAAATTACCCAAGCGATCGCTCCCCCAAGCCTTACCCTTGGAACCAGTACCCGATATAGTCGCCCAATTAGCAAAACTTAAACAGCCGCATCAAATATTAATTGGTTTTGCAGCACAAAGTGGTGATATTGTCAAGCCTGCATTAGAAAAATTACAGAGTAAAAAACTAGATGCTATTGTTGCTAATCCCATCGATCAACCTGATAGTGGTTTTGGGAGTGATAATAATCAAGCAATATTTTTAGATAATCAAGGACGGCAAGTAGCGATCGCACCTTGTTCTAAATTAGAAATGGCCCATAATATATTTGATTTTGTCATCAATTGA
- a CDS encoding FAD-dependent oxidoreductase has product MPPAWSVGRIVLVGDAAHGMPPFMAQGANQGFEDALIVTTLIAKIAEENNWDDLQAIAKAFEKYECLRRPLIAYVQEATLKRSPHSSDKEWQEYGQQVYRRNFDQVIKAL; this is encoded by the coding sequence ATTCCACCAGCCTGGAGTGTAGGGCGAATCGTATTAGTTGGCGATGCAGCACATGGAATGCCTCCCTTCATGGCTCAAGGAGCTAATCAAGGATTTGAAGATGCACTAATAGTTACAACACTCATCGCTAAAATTGCTGAGGAGAATAACTGGGATGATCTGCAAGCTATAGCCAAAGCCTTCGAGAAATATGAGTGTCTTCGTCGCCCATTGATAGCATACGTCCAAGAGGCAACATTAAAGCGATCGCCCCACTCCTCAGACAAAGAGTGGCAGGAGTACGGCCAACAGGTGTATCGCCGCAATTTCGACCAAGTAATAAAGGCGCTGTAG
- a CDS encoding glycoside hydrolase family 10 protein — protein sequence MIKRFVKWCVEFPSWLNIRQNRKSLLFTVIGILSVVATVMLSFPLNAQINLRQTPASELRGVWLTNIDSDVLFERDRLKSSLQRLDELNFNTIYPAVWNWGYTLYPSKVAAKVIGRSLDPTPGLKGRDILKEIVDVGHQKGLTVIPWFEFGFMAPADSLLAKNRPQWLTSRSDGTRIVKEGTHNRVWLNPFRPEVQQFIQDLIVEIVRNYNIDGIQFDDHFGLPSELGYDAYTVALYKKEHRGKAPSKNFKDPEWVSWRANKITQFMKRVFTAIKATKKNCLVSVAPNPQRFSYDFFLADWQKWERMGIIEDLVLQIYRDDLNVFISELEYPEVKAAKSHIPVSVGILAGLKNRSVPMQQIQTQVQKVRDRNFAGVSFFFYETLWNMSKEKSQERQTAFQKIFPTPTAYPNLLAGWKPFS from the coding sequence ATGATAAAAAGGTTTGTCAAGTGGTGTGTTGAGTTTCCTTCTTGGTTGAATATTCGCCAAAACAGAAAGTCTCTTTTGTTTACCGTTATAGGTATCTTGAGTGTAGTTGCTACGGTAATGCTATCGTTCCCTTTGAACGCTCAAATTAATCTGCGGCAAACGCCAGCATCTGAGTTAAGGGGGGTGTGGTTAACAAATATTGATAGTGATGTGTTATTTGAGCGCGATCGCCTCAAAAGTTCTTTGCAACGCCTTGATGAACTCAATTTTAACACCATATATCCGGCGGTTTGGAATTGGGGATATACATTGTATCCTAGTAAAGTTGCAGCCAAAGTTATCGGGCGATCGCTCGATCCCACACCTGGACTAAAAGGGCGAGATATCCTCAAAGAAATTGTGGATGTGGGACATCAAAAAGGCTTAACAGTGATTCCCTGGTTTGAATTTGGCTTTATGGCACCAGCAGATTCTCTACTAGCTAAAAATCGTCCCCAATGGCTCACCAGTCGCAGTGATGGAACTCGGATTGTCAAAGAAGGGACACATAATCGTGTTTGGCTAAATCCCTTTCGCCCAGAAGTACAACAGTTTATCCAAGATTTAATCGTTGAAATTGTTAGAAACTACAATATTGATGGTATTCAATTTGATGACCATTTTGGCTTACCATCAGAATTAGGATACGATGCCTATACAGTGGCACTTTACAAGAAAGAACATCGTGGTAAAGCTCCCTCCAAAAACTTTAAAGATCCAGAATGGGTGAGTTGGAGAGCTAATAAAATCACCCAGTTTATGAAACGGGTATTCACAGCCATTAAAGCTACTAAGAAAAATTGCCTAGTTTCTGTTGCTCCTAATCCTCAACGTTTTTCCTACGACTTCTTTTTAGCAGACTGGCAGAAGTGGGAACGGATGGGAATTATTGAAGACTTAGTTTTGCAGATATATCGTGATGACTTGAATGTTTTTATCAGCGAATTAGAGTATCCAGAAGTGAAAGCGGCAAAAAGCCATATTCCAGTCAGTGTAGGCATTTTGGCTGGGTTGAAAAACCGATCTGTGCCGATGCAGCAGATTCAAACACAAGTGCAAAAAGTACGCGATCGCAATTTCGCTGGAGTCTCTTTCTTTTTCTATGAAACCCTTTGGAACATGAGCAAAGAAAAGTCTCAAGAGCGTCAAACTGCCTTCCAGAAAATTTTCCCCACACCAACGGCTTACCCCAATTTGCTTGCAGGTTGGAAACCATTTAGTTAG
- the speB gene encoding agmatinase SpeB has product MSNQLQDYNPSGVGEINGNLLGLPCDYESANLIVFGVPWEVTVSYGAGTANGPQRILDASTQLDLFDFDNPDGWKQGIFMVEIPQDILEKNTYYRALAAQIIERLAQGKQLSDTPDLTPVLTEINQVCQQVNQWLFENCQQAINKGKRVAVIGGDHSSPLGYFQALAAKYANYGILHIDAHADLRDAYEGFEFSHASIMFNAMKIPQISKLVQVALRDISHDEVEMIDHSSDRIIAYYDPAIKQKLYSGTTWIDLCREIISHLPESVYISFDADGLDPKLCPSTGTPVPGGLELEQTFCLFRELVNSGRKIIGFDICEVGDGEWDGNVGARVVYKLANLMDLSQQK; this is encoded by the coding sequence ATGAGTAATCAACTACAAGACTACAATCCTAGCGGCGTAGGTGAAATAAATGGCAACCTCTTAGGTTTACCCTGCGATTATGAGTCTGCAAACCTGATTGTCTTTGGTGTGCCGTGGGAAGTCACTGTTTCATACGGCGCAGGCACAGCTAACGGCCCACAGCGAATTCTCGATGCTTCGACTCAACTAGATTTGTTCGATTTCGATAACCCTGATGGTTGGAAGCAGGGAATTTTCATGGTGGAAATTCCCCAAGATATTTTAGAGAAGAATACATACTACCGCGCCTTAGCAGCACAAATTATTGAGCGATTAGCCCAAGGTAAACAACTCTCAGATACACCAGATTTAACACCTGTCCTGACAGAAATTAATCAAGTTTGTCAACAAGTAAATCAATGGCTGTTTGAAAATTGTCAGCAAGCAATTAACAAGGGTAAGCGAGTTGCAGTTATTGGTGGGGATCACAGTTCGCCGTTAGGTTATTTCCAAGCATTAGCGGCTAAGTACGCAAACTATGGCATTTTGCACATTGATGCCCACGCAGATTTACGCGATGCTTATGAGGGATTTGAGTTTTCTCATGCGTCGATTATGTTTAATGCGATGAAAATACCGCAAATTTCCAAGCTAGTGCAAGTGGCTTTGCGTGATATTAGTCATGACGAAGTGGAAATGATTGACCATTCTAGCGATCGCATTATTGCATATTACGATCCAGCCATTAAACAAAAGCTCTACTCTGGAACAACTTGGATTGATTTATGCCGAGAAATTATCAGTCATTTACCTGAGTCTGTTTACATTAGCTTTGATGCAGATGGTTTAGATCCAAAACTCTGTCCGAGTACAGGTACTCCTGTTCCAGGTGGGTTGGAATTAGAGCAAACTTTCTGTCTGTTCCGGGAATTGGTTAATAGTGGGAGAAAAATTATTGGCTTTGATATCTGCGAAGTCGGTGATGGTGAGTGGGATGGTAATGTTGGGGCGCGGGTAGTTTACAAGCTAGCGAATTTGATGGATTTATCTCAGCAGAAATAG
- a CDS encoding spore photoproduct lyase family protein, with translation MPERVLFTPAALDEDWGQQILKRVQSLNLPIEELSQNRLKGLRGESERDTYNIAKRTLAVVTAPPSSFKLSPIPPSADWQFHLAEGCPAHCQYCYLAGSLSGPPVIRAFANLPQILENLANYEQQGKTRSFEVSCYTDPLGIEHLTGSLAECIRYFGTRSNAHLRWVSKFDAVDGLLDLPHNGHTRCRMSVNAAPISGKFEGGTASVASRLNALRRLALPQERGGGGYPVGLVIAPIMPIDDWQMHYSRLFDQINEALDFDCNLTFELISHRFTPGSKEVLQTWYPQSKLEMDEAKRSVKRNKFGRTKYVYEKDTMKALRSFFESEISRRFPNAEILYWT, from the coding sequence ATACCTGAACGGGTACTGTTTACACCTGCTGCCCTAGATGAGGATTGGGGGCAGCAGATTCTTAAACGTGTGCAGTCACTCAACTTACCAATAGAAGAACTATCACAGAACCGCCTGAAGGGTCTGCGCGGTGAATCTGAGCGGGATACTTACAACATCGCCAAGCGTACCTTAGCGGTGGTTACTGCACCACCTAGTTCTTTTAAACTGAGTCCGATCCCACCTTCTGCGGATTGGCAGTTTCACCTTGCCGAAGGTTGTCCGGCTCACTGTCAATACTGCTACCTAGCGGGTAGCTTATCGGGGCCACCAGTCATCCGAGCTTTTGCCAACTTACCGCAGATATTAGAGAACTTAGCTAACTACGAGCAACAGGGGAAAACCAGAAGTTTTGAAGTCAGCTGTTACACAGATCCATTGGGTATTGAGCATTTAACTGGAAGTCTTGCTGAATGTATCCGTTACTTTGGCACTCGTAGCAATGCACATCTACGTTGGGTATCGAAGTTTGATGCTGTGGATGGATTACTAGACTTACCACACAATGGGCATACTCGCTGTCGGATGAGCGTTAATGCAGCACCGATTTCTGGTAAATTTGAAGGTGGCACAGCATCCGTAGCATCCAGACTGAATGCATTGCGACGGTTGGCGCTACCACAAGAGCGTGGCGGTGGCGGTTATCCAGTAGGCTTGGTTATCGCGCCAATTATGCCGATAGATGATTGGCAGATGCACTATAGTCGTTTATTTGACCAGATAAACGAGGCACTGGATTTTGACTGTAACCTTACCTTTGAGTTAATCTCGCATCGGTTCACACCTGGGTCAAAAGAAGTGTTACAAACTTGGTATCCGCAATCAAAATTAGAGATGGATGAAGCAAAACGTAGTGTCAAGCGTAATAAGTTTGGTAGGACGAAGTACGTTTATGAGAAAGACACAATGAAGGCGTTGCGTAGCTTTTTTGAGAGTGAGATTAGTAGGCGCTTTCCAAATGCTGAAATTCTTTATTGGACTTAG
- a CDS encoding O-acetylhomoserine aminocarboxypropyltransferase/cysteine synthase family protein: MSEQYRFETLQVHAGQEPAPGTNARAVPIYQTTSYVFDDADHGARLFALQEFGNIYTRIMNPTTDVFEKRIAALEGGVAALATASGLAAQFLAINTIAQTGDNIVSTSFLYGGTYNQFKVSLPRLGIKVKFVEGDDPESFRQAIDDRTKALYVETIGNPQFNIPDFAALAHIAHENGIPLIVDNTFGAGGYLARPIEHGADIVVESATKWIGGHGTSIGGVIVDSGKFDWGNGKFPLFTEPAPGYHGLNFQEVFGPSGSFGNIAFIIRARVEGLRDFGPSLSPFNAFLLLQGLETLSLRVDRHVSNASLL; this comes from the coding sequence ATGTCTGAACAATATCGTTTTGAAACCTTGCAAGTTCATGCTGGACAAGAACCGGCTCCCGGAACTAATGCTCGTGCTGTACCAATTTACCAAACGACTTCCTACGTTTTTGACGACGCCGATCACGGAGCGCGGTTATTTGCTCTCCAGGAATTTGGCAACATTTACACCCGGATCATGAACCCGACGACGGATGTATTTGAAAAGCGAATTGCTGCTTTAGAAGGGGGTGTAGCAGCATTAGCAACAGCGAGTGGTCTGGCGGCGCAATTCTTGGCAATCAATACGATCGCTCAGACTGGGGATAATATTGTTTCCACTAGTTTTTTGTATGGGGGAACATATAACCAATTTAAAGTATCCTTACCACGTTTAGGTATTAAAGTCAAGTTTGTCGAGGGAGATGATCCAGAAAGTTTCCGTCAGGCGATCGACGATCGCACGAAAGCGTTATATGTTGAAACCATTGGCAATCCGCAATTCAACATTCCCGACTTTGCAGCATTAGCTCACATTGCCCACGAAAACGGCATACCTTTAATTGTGGATAATACCTTCGGTGCTGGTGGGTATCTAGCTCGACCCATTGAACATGGCGCAGACATTGTAGTAGAATCTGCAACTAAATGGATTGGTGGACATGGTACTTCCATTGGTGGCGTAATTGTCGATTCCGGTAAATTTGACTGGGGTAACGGCAAATTTCCCTTATTTACTGAGCCAGCACCCGGTTATCATGGGCTGAATTTCCAAGAAGTGTTTGGCCCTAGTGGTTCCTTTGGTAACATTGCCTTTATTATCCGCGCCAGAGTCGAGGGGTTACGGGATTTTGGCCCCTCCTTGAGTCCATTTAACGCCTTTCTTTTACTGCAAGGATTAGAGACTCTTTCCTTACGTGTAGATCGGCATGTGAGCAATGCTAGTTTGCTATAG
- a CDS encoding DUF6174 domain-containing protein translates to MRLPIAISAILVASLGLSTPVISQPPIQVAQKPASNSFASEQFKINQRLWRQKKISNYRYEFTRSCFCFPKSTEPVIIEVRNGVTTSITYKDSKNPVDKALFEKYNTIPKLFNIIRNALIQKADNLTVQYNPTLGYPTQINVDYDKQRTDDEIFITISNLQQIE, encoded by the coding sequence ATGCGTTTACCAATTGCAATTAGTGCCATTTTAGTCGCGTCTTTGGGTTTGAGTACACCTGTAATATCTCAACCTCCTATACAGGTAGCCCAAAAACCAGCGTCTAATAGTTTTGCTTCAGAACAATTTAAAATTAATCAACGATTATGGAGACAGAAAAAAATCTCTAACTATCGCTATGAATTTACTAGAAGTTGCTTTTGTTTCCCCAAATCCACAGAACCAGTGATTATTGAAGTACGTAATGGAGTCACGACTTCTATTACTTATAAAGATAGTAAAAACCCAGTAGATAAAGCATTATTTGAAAAATATAATACAATTCCTAAACTCTTTAATATCATTAGAAATGCGTTAATTCAAAAAGCAGACAACTTGACTGTACAATATAACCCGACACTTGGCTATCCTACTCAAATTAACGTTGATTATGATAAGCAAAGAACTGATGATGAAATATTTATTACAATTAGTAATCTGCAACAGATCGAGTAA
- a CDS encoding DUF6888 family protein, giving the protein MEPTPKQAISAIRVCAQLTRVYKGIDLVRLDERTRNIYILANNSIEAEVTSTGEILWL; this is encoded by the coding sequence ATGGAGCCTACACCCAAACAAGCAATATCTGCAATTCGGGTGTGCGCCCAACTTACCAGAGTTTATAAGGGAATAGACCTTGTAAGATTAGACGAGCGCACCAGAAATATTTATATATTGGCAAATAATTCAATCGAAGCTGAGGTAACATCAACTGGAGAAATTCTTTGGTTATGA
- a CDS encoding site-2 protease family protein, which translates to MFTLSETSILAAILLVALGILGWGFYRARPFGKLGILAWLQSVVLMTPWLLFFGLFAAGIYINIAGILFLVVTSAGLYVYLGRQLRAAGQDAILKQRATERLAAASSFEANSPQSKVAELKPEIPPIPEEDLNAVKGIFGIDTFFATETIAYQDGAIFKGNLRGEPEETHNRLTASLRQRLGDQYRLFLVENTDGKPVVIVLPSRNDPRPMLLSQKAFAGVLLIATIATSLEAAGLLLNFDFFGNPERFQEALPIGAGIFAILVAHEIGHWLLARRHQIRLSWPFFLPAVQIGSFGAITRFESLLPNRKVLFDIALAGPAAGGIVSLLMLVTGLVLSCPGSLFQLPNQFFQGSILVGSLARVVLGSALQSSLVSVHPLVIIGWLGLVINALNLMPAGQLDGGRIVQAIYGRKTAGRATVATLILLALVSLGNTLAMYWAIVIFFLQRDQERPSLNEVTEPDDARAALGLLALFLMITTLLPLTPGLAGRLGIG; encoded by the coding sequence ATGTTTACTTTATCAGAAACTTCTATCCTGGCGGCAATCCTACTGGTAGCTTTAGGCATTTTGGGCTGGGGCTTTTATCGCGCCAGACCTTTTGGTAAACTGGGAATCTTAGCCTGGTTACAGTCGGTGGTGTTGATGACTCCCTGGCTCCTGTTTTTTGGATTGTTTGCCGCAGGGATTTACATCAATATAGCGGGTATATTGTTCTTAGTGGTAACTTCCGCCGGATTGTACGTCTACTTGGGCAGACAGTTACGTGCCGCTGGGCAAGATGCCATCCTCAAGCAACGCGCCACAGAAAGACTCGCTGCGGCTTCCTCATTTGAAGCAAATTCCCCACAATCAAAAGTAGCAGAACTCAAACCGGAGATCCCACCGATACCAGAAGAAGACTTGAATGCAGTTAAAGGTATTTTCGGTATCGATACGTTTTTTGCTACAGAAACGATCGCTTACCAAGATGGAGCCATTTTCAAAGGCAATTTGCGGGGAGAACCAGAAGAGACTCACAATCGTCTAACTGCAAGTTTACGGCAACGCCTTGGCGACCAATATCGCCTGTTTTTAGTGGAAAATACAGACGGCAAACCAGTGGTAATCGTCCTGCCGAGCCGCAATGATCCCCGCCCGATGTTGTTATCGCAAAAAGCTTTTGCAGGTGTTCTGTTGATAGCGACCATTGCCACAAGTTTAGAAGCTGCGGGATTACTGCTGAATTTTGATTTCTTTGGCAATCCAGAGCGGTTTCAAGAAGCTTTGCCCATAGGCGCTGGGATATTTGCGATTTTAGTAGCTCACGAAATCGGTCATTGGTTACTTGCTCGGCGTCACCAAATCCGCCTTAGCTGGCCTTTCTTTCTACCGGCTGTGCAAATTGGTTCCTTTGGTGCAATTACCCGCTTTGAATCTCTATTGCCCAACCGCAAGGTATTATTTGATATCGCCTTGGCAGGTCCAGCCGCAGGTGGTATTGTTTCTTTGTTAATGCTAGTGACGGGCTTGGTGCTTTCTTGCCCAGGTAGTTTATTTCAATTGCCAAATCAGTTTTTCCAAGGGTCGATTTTGGTGGGAAGTTTGGCGCGAGTTGTCCTCGGTTCGGCTTTGCAGTCGTCGTTGGTAAGTGTTCATCCCTTAGTGATAATTGGTTGGCTGGGGTTAGTAATAAACGCTTTGAACTTAATGCCAGCCGGACAACTCGATGGTGGGCGCATTGTTCAAGCGATTTATGGACGCAAAACCGCAGGACGAGCAACAGTAGCAACTTTAATTTTACTGGCGCTAGTGTCTCTCGGTAATACTCTTGCCATGTACTGGGCGATCGTAATTTTCTTTTTGCAGCGAGATCAAGAACGCCCTAGCTTGAATGAAGTCACTGAACCTGATGATGCTAGAGCCGCTTTGGGTCTTTTGGCTCTATTCTTGATGATTACCACGCTTCTACCTCTAACTCCCGGCTTGGCTGGGCGTTTGGGAATAGGATAG
- a CDS encoding pepsin/retropepsin-like aspartic protease family protein — protein sequence MLNSQRFIFVESRDVFGDIDAVPILPLTLSYKNSIVNVSGLLDTGASINVLPYSVGIQLGAVWEELTTSVQLAGNLAPVEAKGLILSAQIASFAPVRLVFAWSFTDDVPLLLGRMNFFVEFDVCFYRSQMAFELSPKS from the coding sequence ATGCTTAATTCACAAAGATTTATCTTCGTTGAAAGCCGTGATGTGTTTGGGGATATTGATGCAGTACCAATATTACCTCTGACGTTAAGCTACAAAAATTCTATCGTTAACGTTTCGGGTTTATTAGATACTGGAGCTAGTATTAATGTTTTACCTTACAGTGTAGGTATTCAGTTAGGGGCAGTATGGGAAGAACTAACAACCTCAGTACAACTGGCTGGAAATCTAGCACCAGTTGAAGCAAAAGGGTTAATTTTATCTGCTCAAATAGCCAGTTTTGCACCAGTTCGCTTGGTATTTGCTTGGAGTTTTACCGATGATGTGCCGTTACTTCTAGGACGCATGAATTTTTTCGTGGAATTCGATGTCTGTTTTTATCGTTCACAGATGGCTTTTGAACTGTCTCCTAAGTCGTAA
- the isiD gene encoding protein IsiD, which produces MTTLSISRKEIAAMTVAEVEELATRLELDNYSNAFEGLNDWHLLRAIAFQRPELVEPYIYLLDLEPYDEA; this is translated from the coding sequence ATGACAACTCTAAGCATTTCCAGGAAAGAAATTGCTGCCATGACTGTGGCAGAAGTAGAAGAACTGGCTACACGTCTGGAGCTAGATAATTATAGTAATGCTTTTGAGGGTTTAAATGATTGGCATTTATTGCGAGCGATCGCATTTCAGCGTCCAGAGTTAGTTGAACCCTATATCTACCTCTTAGACTTGGAACCTTACGATGAAGCGTAG
- a CDS encoding homoserine O-acetyltransferase family protein, with translation MDRHDVARDRTVPNLSDYESVLRSIQQPTLVVAIDSDILYPPVEQQELANLIPNAQLAWLKSTHGHDAFLIDIAALNEILISFQQSLDFPAS, from the coding sequence ATGGATCGCCATGATGTTGCACGCGATCGCACAGTTCCTAATTTATCAGATTATGAATCTGTTCTGCGAAGCATCCAGCAACCGACTTTAGTTGTCGCCATTGATTCTGACATCCTCTATCCTCCAGTAGAGCAACAAGAATTAGCAAATTTAATCCCTAATGCTCAACTGGCTTGGCTAAAATCAACCCACGGACATGATGCATTTTTAATTGATATAGCTGCATTGAATGAAATACTAATCTCTTTTCAGCAAAGTTTAGATTTCCCAGCCTCCTAA
- a CDS encoding phosphoribosyltransferase, which translates to MRFKDRRFAGQVLAEELAAYTNRPDVVVLGLPRGGVPVAFEVAKALNAPLDILVVRKLGVPNQEELAMGAIASGGVRILNEYIISLVKISDEVIARVAVQEERELERRERLYRPNSAFPDLQGRTVILVDDGLATGATMWAAVVAVRKQQPAQIVIAVPVAAPETCHELEAKVNKIVCISTPSPFQSVGLWYENFPQTTDEEVCHLLAKAAKNGEAISLGM; encoded by the coding sequence ATGCGATTCAAAGACCGGAGGTTTGCGGGTCAAGTTTTAGCTGAAGAGTTAGCCGCTTATACTAACCGCCCAGATGTTGTGGTATTAGGGCTACCAAGGGGTGGCGTACCCGTTGCCTTTGAGGTTGCCAAAGCATTAAATGCTCCCTTAGATATTTTGGTGGTACGTAAATTGGGTGTGCCTAATCAAGAAGAACTAGCTATGGGAGCGATCGCTTCTGGTGGTGTGCGGATACTCAATGAATATATTATCAGCCTGGTGAAGATATCCGATGAAGTAATTGCTAGAGTGGCGGTGCAAGAAGAACGGGAGTTAGAGCGACGAGAACGGCTTTATCGCCCAAATAGCGCTTTCCCAGATTTACAAGGACGCACGGTCATCTTGGTAGATGATGGTTTAGCTACGGGTGCAACTATGTGGGCTGCTGTTGTGGCTGTGCGAAAACAGCAACCCGCTCAGATTGTGATTGCTGTACCTGTGGCTGCACCTGAAACTTGCCATGAGTTAGAAGCTAAGGTAAATAAAATTGTTTGTATCTCGACACCTAGCCCTTTCCAAAGCGTTGGTCTTTGGTACGAAAACTTTCCCCAAACTACGGATGAAGAAGTCTGCCACTTACTCGCAAAAGCGGCAAAGAACGGTGAAGCAATATCTCTCGGCATGTAG